The nucleotide sequence CGCACCACTACGACCTGCCCATGCTGGGGACGGCCGGCTGCACCGACGCCAAGGTCCTCGGGCTCCAGGCCGGCATCGAGGCGGCGCAGCAGTGCCTGGCTTCGGTTCTCTCGGGCGCCAACATGGTCCACGACGTGGGCCTGATGGACCACGCGACCATGATCTCGCCCGAGCTGATGGTCCTCACCGACGAGCTGATCGGGATGACGGGGGCGATGACGCAGGGGCTGGAGGTCAGCGACGAGACCCTCGCCCTGGACCTGGTCGGGAAGGTGGGGCCGGGGGGGAGCTATTTCGCCGAGGAGCACACCTTCGAGCATTTCCGGGACTTCTGGGCGCCCTCGGTTCTCGACCGGAGCCGGGGGGCGAAGGCCGCACCGGCCGCCCCCGTGCGCCACAGCGAGGAGCTCCTGCGGGAGAAAACGCTCGGGCTCCTCGGGCATACCCCGCCGCCGCTTGCGCCCGGCCTCCTGGCGGAGATCAAGAAGCTGGAAAAAAGCTGGTTCCAGCGCCTCGGCCTCGACTACGCCTACCCGGAGGAGTGAGGAGGCCGGCCGCGCCTGCGCCCGGGATTGCGCGGCCGCAGCTGCCGCATCTGCGCGCGCCGTCCGGCCAGTCCCCGCACCACCGGGACCGGCTCGCCGGTTTCGTAATCGAGACCGGCCGCGTAAACGGCGGCGGCCGGCGTCATCGGCAGCGGGATGAAATCCTGGACCTGTTGCAGCTTCCACCCCTCCCGGCGGACAAAATGTTCGACGGCTTCCATCTCCCTCTCCGTCGAACCGGGGAAATTGGAGATGAAGTAGGGCACCAGGTACTGCCGGCGCCCCGCCGCGCGGCTTTCGGCCTCGAACGCCTCGCGGAAGGCGTGGAAGGTCTCCGGGCCCGGCTTGCGCATTTTCCGGAGGACCCGGGGGTGCAGGTGCTCCGGGGCCACCTTCAGATGGCCCGACACGTGATGGCGCGCCAGTTCCCGGACATATTCCGGGCTTCGGAGGGCCACGTCCATCCGGATGCCCGACTGGATGAACACGTGCCGCACCCCCGCGACCTCCTCCACCCGCCGCATGAGGCGGATCGCCGCTTCCGGGTGGAGTTCGAGGTGCGGGCAGAGGGAGGGGAAGAGGCAGCTCGCCCGGCGGCAGACGCGGCAGGCGGCGACCGCGCCGTTGACGCAGCCGTACAGGTTCGCCGTCGGCCCCCCCAGGTCGGTGACGGTGCCGCTGAAACCGGGGGAGGCCGCCATGATCCGCACCTCCCCCAGGATCGATTCCTCCGAGCGGCTCGAGAGCAAGCGGCCCTGGTGCAGGCCCAGCCCGCAGAAGGAACAGCCTCCGGCGCAGCCGCGCACCACGGTCACCGAATCCCGGATCATCGTAAAGGCGGGGATCGGTTCCCCGCCGGAGGGGTGCGGCGCCCGCGCGAAGGGGAGGCCGTAGACGCGGTCCATGTCCGCCGTGTTGAGGGGGGGCGCCGGGGGCTCGATCCGCACGGCGCGCGCCCCGTGCCGCTGCACGAGCGGCCTGCCGCAGAAGGGGTTCTGCTCCCGTTCGGTCAGCCGCGTGAGTTCCCGCACCTTCCGGATGTCGGCGCGGCACTCCTCGAGCGACGGCAGGAGGACGCAGTCGGCGAAACGGTCGGTGTCCGACTCCCGGGCGCCCGGCATCCGGGCCGTCCCCGCGATCCCCTCCAGGGGGAGGCCCCGGGCGATGCGGCGGGCGATCTCGACGACGGCCCGCTCCCCCATGCCGTACACCAGGATGTCGGCCTTCGCGTCGGCGAGGATGGAGGGGCGCACCTGGTCCCGCCAGTAGTCGTAGTGCGCCGTCCGGCGCAGGCTGGCTTCGATCCCCCCGAGCACCGTCGGGACTCCCGGAAACGCCCGCCGCGCCAGCTGCGCGTACACCACCGTGGCCATGTTGGGGCGGCGGCCGACGGCGCCGCCGGGGGTGTAGGCGTCTTCCTTCCGCCTGCGGCGCGCGGCGGTGTAGTGCGCCAGCATCGAGTCGAGGTTCCCCGCGGTGACCCCGCAGAAGAGGCCGGGGCGCCCCATGACGGCGAGCGACGCCGGGTCGGCCCAGTCCGGCTGGGCGACGACGCCCACGCGCCACCCCTCGGCCTCCAGCACCCGCCCGATGACGGCCGCCCCGAAGGAGGGGTGGTCGACGTAGGCGTCCCCGGTGACGAGGAGCACGTCGAGTGCGTCCCAGCCGCGGGCCTGCATCTCCGCGCGCGTCGTGGGGAGGAAGGCACAGGATTTCAGCGGATGTCCTCCGACAGGAAGGAATCCCGGGCGACGACGCCCGCCAGGTGACAGTAGTGCCATTCGGGATCGGCCGGCGTCCACCCGCCGTTTTCGTAATCGGCGCAGCCGGCGGGCCTCGAGAGCGGGTACTCCTCGAGCGGGTCGCGCTTCAGGTTGTAGAACAGGCAGTCGTCGGCGCCGCCGGTGCAGACGACCTTGTAGGTCGCGTTGCGGGCTCCCACCATTTTGGTGCCCCCCGTCATGAGATTCTCGGTTTCCGTGAGGATGTAGTCCCGGTCCGGGTCACGGACGGTTTTCTCCCTGTTGAACAGGATCGGGGCGAGCGACACGGCGTCGAGCGGCACCTTCGCGGCGCCCGTGCTGTCGGACACCGTCCCGGGCGGGGTGAGGCCCGCCAGGGCCAGGACGGTGGAGAAGAGGTCGGCCACGTGGACGAACTCGGCGCTCTCGCCGCCGGCCGGGATCGAGGGTCCCCGGACGGCCATGGCGACGCGGGCCCCGCTCTCGTAGGCTGTCCCCTTGCCGCGCTCCTTGCGCGTGATGTACATGTTGTCGATGAAGTCCAGCTGCGGCCGGCCGTACATCGGGGTGCCGTTGTCGCTGACGAAAATGACGTAGGTGCCGGGGGCGACGGCGTCGACCGCCTCCAGGAGCCGGCCGAAGACCGTGTCGAGCGAGTTGGTCATCGCCCGGTTGAGAGCCTCGCCGCTGCAGGAACCGACGGTGTTCGAGCCGAAGGTACCCCCGCACGCCTTCATCTCCGCGAGGCTCGGCGCGTCGAGGGTGTCGGCGTTCGGCACGGCCATGGCGCTCGGCTGCTGGATGATGGTGGTATGGGAGAGGTTGAAGGCCAGCCAGGCGAACCAGGGCCGGCCCTCCTTTTCGCGGGCGGTGATCCATTCGATGGTGTCGGCGACCTTGACCACGGGGGCGTAGTTGGTGGGAGCGATCGCGCGGAGCGATTTCACCGGCATCGGCTCGGAGCGCCACCGGTCCGCCGGGGTCGCGGCGTCCTGGACCAGGTACTCGTAGTCCCAGAACGAATTGATGGCGGCGTGGAGGTTCCCCCTGAAAAGGTCGAACCCCGCCTGCTTCGGCTTCATGCCGGGATAGTCCACCGGCTTGCCCGGCAGCCCGGCCATGTGCCACTTGCCGAAGGCGGCGGTGCTGTACCCCCCCTGTTCCTTGAGCATCCGGACGAAGCTCGTGTGTTTCGATGAGAGGGCGTCGGCGTAGGTCGTCACCTTGGTTTTGGCCGCGAACAGCCCCGTGAGCACCGCGGCGCGGGTGGGGGAGCAGAAAGGGTGCGCCCACACGTTGGCGAACCGCATCCCCTGCCGGGCGAAGCGGTCCAGCACGGGGGTGGAAGCGGGTTTGCCGTCGATCCTGCCGTAATCGGGATGGTCGAAGCCCTCCGGACCGTACCGCCGGACGAGGTCCGCGATCATGCCCGGGTACATGTTGGTGGTGGCGTCCATGCCGACGTCGTCGGCGATCACGAGCAGGATGTTCGGGCGGCGGGATTTTGCTCCGTCCCCGGCCGGTTCCTGCGCCGCGGACAGCCCCGTCCAGAGGAGGGCGGCCGCAATCATGGGCGTTGCCTTGGTCGTCGCTTTCATCAGGATGTATTCCTCCAGTTTCGTCACACAGCCCAGGCCCCCTGCCGCCTACTCCGGGGTTTCGCCGAGCAGGGAGCGGGCCTTGCGGTAGACCTTGTCGATCCCCACCAGGGAGTCGTTGTGCAGCGTCCGGTACACGATCTCCAGCCGTTCCTTCGCCCTGGGCGCGACGGGGCCCCCCATCAGTTCGGCGGCCGCATAGTAGGGGAGGGCGCCTTCGATATCCTTCGCGCTGTCCAGGCTCAGGCCGATGCCGTAAAACCCTTCCGCGTATTTCTCCGACGCCAGGGCCTTTTCATATTCCGCGACCGCCGCGGCGTGGTCCCCCCTTTCGGCCAGGGAGGCGGCCACGATGTGGCGGCAGACTCGGACGAGTTTGCGCACGAGGTCCCGGTTTTCCCCGTCGGACATCGCCGCCCGGTCGATCGATTCGAGCGCGAGGCGGGCGTAACGGGCCGCCCGCTCGAGATCGCCGGCGGCGTAAAGGCGCGTGGCGAGGTCATACCGGAGGGCGTAATCGCCGGCGAACTCGGGCATGGCGAAGGTCTTTTCGGCCCATTCGACCGTCTTCTCCCGGTGACCGGCTTCGAGGTGACAGGCCAGGATCTGCCGCGCCAGGGCGGGAGCGGGCGAGGCCTCGTACACCGGCTCGAGTCGCGCGGCGCACTCCGCGTGCCGGCCCAGCTGCAGGGCGGCGTTTCCGGCGAAGGAGGACACCCTCACATCCGCAGGGCTACCCCGGAGCCACCGCTCCCCCAACTCGAACACCGCCTCGTATTTTCCGTCCTGGTAGAGGGAACTCAGGGCCGCGAGGAAGTCGTCCCCGGCCCGTGCCGCGAAGCCCGAGTCGGGGCTGCGCGCGAGAAATTCGAACAGCGCGGCCGCCCGCCTTTCCGCGTCCGGCTCCCCGAGGACCGTATAGTAGGCGCGGTACTCCTGTTCGACGCGCACGACGCCGTCATAGTCCTCGTTCCGTATCTGCTTGATGAGGGGGG is from Acidobacteriota bacterium and encodes:
- a CDS encoding YgiQ family radical SAM protein produces the protein MQARGWDALDVLLVTGDAYVDHPSFGAAVIGRVLEAEGWRVGVVAQPDWADPASLAVMGRPGLFCGVTAGNLDSMLAHYTAARRRRKEDAYTPGGAVGRRPNMATVVYAQLARRAFPGVPTVLGGIEASLRRTAHYDYWRDQVRPSILADAKADILVYGMGERAVVEIARRIARGLPLEGIAGTARMPGARESDTDRFADCVLLPSLEECRADIRKVRELTRLTEREQNPFCGRPLVQRHGARAVRIEPPAPPLNTADMDRVYGLPFARAPHPSGGEPIPAFTMIRDSVTVVRGCAGGCSFCGLGLHQGRLLSSRSEESILGEVRIMAASPGFSGTVTDLGGPTANLYGCVNGAVAACRVCRRASCLFPSLCPHLELHPEAAIRLMRRVEEVAGVRHVFIQSGIRMDVALRSPEYVRELARHHVSGHLKVAPEHLHPRVLRKMRKPGPETFHAFREAFEAESRAAGRRQYLVPYFISNFPGSTEREMEAVEHFVRREGWKLQQVQDFIPLPMTPAAAVYAAGLDYETGEPVPVVRGLAGRRAQMRQLRPRNPGRRRGRPPHSSG
- a CDS encoding sulfatase-like hydrolase/transferase is translated as MTKLEEYILMKATTKATPMIAAALLWTGLSAAQEPAGDGAKSRRPNILLVIADDVGMDATTNMYPGMIADLVRRYGPEGFDHPDYGRIDGKPASTPVLDRFARQGMRFANVWAHPFCSPTRAAVLTGLFAAKTKVTTYADALSSKHTSFVRMLKEQGGYSTAAFGKWHMAGLPGKPVDYPGMKPKQAGFDLFRGNLHAAINSFWDYEYLVQDAATPADRWRSEPMPVKSLRAIAPTNYAPVVKVADTIEWITAREKEGRPWFAWLAFNLSHTTIIQQPSAMAVPNADTLDAPSLAEMKACGGTFGSNTVGSCSGEALNRAMTNSLDTVFGRLLEAVDAVAPGTYVIFVSDNGTPMYGRPQLDFIDNMYITRKERGKGTAYESGARVAMAVRGPSIPAGGESAEFVHVADLFSTVLALAGLTPPGTVSDSTGAAKVPLDAVSLAPILFNREKTVRDPDRDYILTETENLMTGGTKMVGARNATYKVVCTGGADDCLFYNLKRDPLEEYPLSRPAGCADYENGGWTPADPEWHYCHLAGVVARDSFLSEDIR